The nucleotide window TCCCACGGCATCCCTCACCCTTAGCCGCAGCACCTACCGTTCGCCGCACAACCCCGCCGGAGCGGCAATACACCCCGGTGCAACGGTGCGCTAAGCCGCTGCCAGGGGGATCTAGAGCTATTGGTGGCGGATGCCCACTAGCTGATGCTGACGGCGCTGGCCCCGCCGACGCCCGCAGCATCCCTCACCGTTAGCGACGGCACCTACCGTTCGCCGCACAACCCCGCCGGAGCGGCAATACACCCCGGTGCAACGGTGCGTTAAGCCGCTGCCAGGGGGATCTAGAGCTATTGGTGGCGGATGCCCACTAGCTGATGCTGACGGCGCTGGCCCCGCCGACGCCCGCAGCATCCCTCACCGTTAGCGACGGCACCTACCGTTCGCCGCACAACCCCGCGGGAGCGGCAATACACCCCGGTGCAACGGTGCGCTAAGCGGCTAACCGTGAGGGATGCTGGAGCCGCGAAGCGGTGTGAACGGCACGACAAACGACTGTGGGGCCGGAGAGAAGTTCTCTCCGGCCCCGCAGTCGTGTTTCAGCGTGGCGTCGGTTCAGGTGGGTAGCTTGCGGCGGCGAACCAACGTGATCGCGGTGCCGCCGGCGACGATGAGCGCAAGAGCAGCTGCGACGATGTTGAAGGTCTCGAAGCCGGTGCGCGGCAGGTCGCCGCCGTCCTTCGACCCGTTCGCATCCGATCCGGACCCGTCGGCAGACCCGCCGTCGGCGGAGGCGTTCGCGCCATCGGCGTTGCCGCCGTCGGCCGAAGCGTTCGCTCCGTCGGCATCCGACGAACCGTCCGAACCGCCGGCTGCGCTGTCTCCGCCATCGGCATTGCCGCCGTCAGCGGCGCCACCATCAGCGTTGCCGCCATCAGCCGAGCCATCGGCTGAACCGTCGTCACCGGCCGAAGCATTCGCATCGTCGACGACCGAGGCAGTGGCTTCGAACTCGTGCGCCAGCGGCAGCGGGTTGTCATCCCACCACGGGCCGTCGGCATTGGCCTGCAGACTGGTCTTGACGGTCACCTCACCTGAGGCATCCTTCGGAGCGGTCACGGTCACGGGAGTCTCGGACTCCCCAGCCGGGATCGAGTCGAGAGAGATCGTCTTCGCTGCATCCGCCTCTGCCTCGGCCCGCGGTGCATCGACCTCGGGGGCGTCAGCGGAAGCCGACTGCGACGACGACTTCCCGGCCGCCTCGGCGGTGTAGCCGTCCGGCAGATCGACGGTGACGTCGATCGGTCCGGCGACCTCGGACTTCGCGTTCGTCTTGAGGACGAAGTCGGCGCTCTCACCAGGCTTGATCGCTTTCGGCCCGGTCAGCTCCGCGGTCAGGTCACCGTTGTCGATGACGTCCTTGGCCGCATCGGCCTGGCGTTCGTTCTTGTCGGGGGTGACATCCTTGCCTTCGGCCTGGTGCTTATTGAAGTAGTTCTCCCAGGTCTCGAAGTCGGTCAGCCCCGACTGCTCGAAGTCGCCCTTGGCGAAGGAGGTGAAGTTGTCACCACCGGCGGCGAGGAAGCTCAGCGTCGCCACCCGATAGTCCTTCTTCGGATCGATCGTCTCACCGTCGACCTTGACCGACTCCACGTGCTCGCCCTTGTCGGCATCGGAGTCGTAGACGACGTCGAGGTCATCGGAGATCCCCAGGTGCAGGAACGGACGCGACGCACCATCGGGCTGCCACTGCTCCTCGAAGAGACCGATGACATCCTCACCCTTCATCGTCACGACTCCGTGGTCGTTCGCGAACGGCAGCACGCCGTTGAGTTCGGCGACGGTGACTTCGCATTTCTCCTCGGTGTTGTAGATCTCGTCGCACAGCAGATCCGTGCGCAGACCACCGGGGTTCGTGATGCCGAAGTCGGCCTCTTCCAGCTGGGTCTCTTCGACGCCTTCCTTCAGAGCATCCGCGACGAGGTTGCCCAACGTGGACTCGGCACCGCGGTCTTCCTTGCCGTCCTTCGATGCGCGCGTGATGTCCTCGCTGATCGTCCCGGAGACCTCGGAGCCGAGTTCCTTCGCCTTGTCCTCGGCATCGCTGACGATGCCGGCGACCTTGTCGACGACCTCGGAGTCGTAGCTCTTGTCCTTGGTCTCGATGAGGTCGATGCCACTGGCCTGCCAGTCAAGGTTGCCGTCGACCTCCATGGTCACCTGCCCGACGTATTCGCCGTAGCTGCCGGCCTCGATGACGGGACGGGTGCGGTCGGGTTCTCCGGGCACCGGGGCTTCGAATGCATACGGCAGCTGGGTGTGGCCGGTGAACATGGCATCGACCGAGGCGTCGGCCTCGGTGACGAGCTTCTTGAACTCGGCGTTCGAGGCTTCCGCATCCTCGAGGCTCTCCGTCGAAGACGCGCCGAGGTGCGCCTCGACGACCGTCATATCCGGTCGTTCGTCTTCGGGCAGCTCTTCGATGTCCTCGGCGACGCGGTTGACCGCGTCGGTGGGATCGCCGAAGTCGACGTCGGCGATGCCGTCCGGAGAGACGAGCGAGGCGGTGTCCTTCGTGACGACGCCGATGACGGCGATCTTGACCCCTGCGACCTCGACGACGGAGTATTCGTCGAGTCCGTCGACGACGTTCTCCGTTCCCTTGTCATAGACGTTGGCAGCCGAGTACGCAAAGTCGGCTTCGTCGCTCACACGTCCGGTGAGATCGTCGAGGCCATTGTCGAATTCGTGGTTCCCCACGGCCGAGGCCTGGACGCCGATCGCATTGAGCACATCGAGCGTGGGCGTGTCGTTCTGCGACGAGGAGGTGTAAGTCGACGCTCCGATGTTGTCACCGGTCGACAGCACCGCGGTGCCAGCATTGTCGCCGCCGGTGCCGAACTTCGCCCGCTCATCCTCGACGACCGAGGCGACCTGAGTGCCTGCCTCGGAGATGCGTCCGTGGAAGTCGGTGATGTTGAGCAGTTGGACTTTGGTCCCCTCGGGCGCGAACTGTGCATCGCTGCCGGAGTCCGGTTCGTCGCCTGCGGCATCGCCCGACGACGCGGACCGGCTGCCGGCTGACGAGTCGTTCGACGCTTCGTCGGGGTCGGCGGGAGCAGATTCTCTCGGCGATGTGGCGCTGTCTTCGGCTGAGTTTCCGTTACCCAGGGACGGTGCCGCGACGACCGGCGCGAGTCCCGGCAGCGTCAGCATCGACACTGCGGCACCGGTGGCCAGCACTTTGGTCACAAGTTTCGACATGTATTCAGTTCCTTCGATCATCGAGTCAGGCGCACATCAACCGTGCTGGTGGGGATGAAGACGGATTCCATCCTGCAGTGCCAATGCGAACTGTGAGTTACCTCAACGTGAATCTACACAGGATTCTCACACCTGGGAAGAGGTGTTCTCTCATATTGACGACATCGGTCGTCCGTGTCAGGCGCTCACTCCTGGTCGCGGCGAGCCATGGTCTGCGCGGCTCGGGCGGCGTAGTCCTCCGGGGCCGGGTACCCGACTTCGGTGAGGACGAGGCCCTCGGCGGGCGTGACGAACATGGGCACGTCCGGGGTCAGCCCAGCGTCCGCCTCGGCGATGAGCTCCGCGGGACGAGTCACGTCCCAGCTGCCGGAACCGACCTTGATCAGACCGCCGACCAAGGCCCGGACCATATGGTGGCAGAAGGCGTCGGCGCGCAGGTCGATGGTGATCACCGCTTCCTGGTCGCGGGCGACGTGCAGCTCGTGGAGAGTGCGGATCGTCGTCGCGCCGGCGCGCGGTTTGCAGAAGGGCAGGAAGTCGTGGAGTCCCTGGACTTCCGCGGCGGCTTCGGCCATGGCTTCGACGTCGAGTTCGCCTTTGTGCCGGGGAGTGACCGGCGTGAGCAGCGGGTCGATGAATGACCGGTTGTCGGCAAGTCGGTACTGGTAGGAGCGCCACAAAGCGGAGAACCGGGCGTCGAAGTCCTCGGGCACCTCGGTCACGGCGTGGATGACGATGTCGAAGAACTCACCGGCAGCGAGGACTCCGCGCAGACGAGAGAGCAGAGCCGCCTCGGCGGACCGATTCGACCGCCCGACGAGCTTGCCGATCGCTTCCTCGTCCACGTCGATGTGGATGACCTGTCGGCGGGCGTGGACACCGGCATCGGTGCGGCCGGCCACGACTGTGGTCACATCGGTGCCGGTCACGCGGGCGAGTCCGGATTCGACGGCGGCCTGGACGGTGCGCAGTCCCGGCTGCTTCGCCCAGCCGTGGAAGTCCGTGCCGCGGTAGCCGAGATCGATGCGGAAGCGGGTCACGAAGCCGTCCCCGCCGAGGCTGCGCCCGCCGAAGCCGTCCCCGCCGAGGATGACCCCGCCGTGGCGCGGCCGGGTGAAGTGTCTGCGCTGTCGCCGTCGACGGCGGATTCGGTGAAGGGTTCGCGTGCCTTGAAGACGCGCGTGAACAGGCGGGAGATCGGGCGTCGGCGCTGCCGGTGATAGCGGTCGACGTTCGTATTGTAGAAGCGGGAGGCGGTGAGGATCCGCTCGGTGAGCACCTGCAGCTGGTCGTGCAGAAGCTGGACCGTCGTGTCGATCTCCTCGTTGACCGCTGCCTGCTGGGTGCGCGCGAATTCCGAGGTCGCGACTCTCTCCGCGCGTGCTGCGGGTGTCCGGGCCGCATCGCTGATCGCCTCGGTGAGGGCGTTCTCGGCGGCGGCGCCTCGATGGTCGAAAGGTGCCCGTTCCGCGGAGGCGAGCGCGAGTTCGAGCCTGGACAGATCGTGCCCGGCAACCTGATTCAGGGTGCCGATATAGGCGGGCACGAGCGCGTGACGAGCCCGGATCTCGCCGATGAGCTGGCGTTTGGCCTCATCGCAGACCGACCGGGCCATCGACAGCTGGTTGAAGCGCAGCACGGTGAAGACGACGAAGACGATGACGAGGGCTGCGATCAGGCAGCCGCCGACGATGAACCAGACCACTGCCGCTCCCCTCGTTCGTTCTGTGCCGCTGTTGGTGCTTATGCCGCTGTTGTCACTGCTGGTGCTGCGGGCACGTCGCATCGCATTGCGAATCGCTTCGCCCGAGGCTTAAGTTTACGCGGGGTTCAGACTCGTCGCGAACAGGCCACCATCCGGATACCGGGGGCCACCGTCTAGACACCGGGGCCATCGTTTGGATACCGGAGACCCCCTCAGGCACGGCGAATCGGCCCGGCGTCTTACGGAGCAGCCCACCGCGGCACGGCCCGCAGACAAGGGTTCCGGCGATTTCGGCCAGAAGTCGCCGCGGCGTCGCCTTCGGGTCATGCGTTGGTCACCGAGGCGGATTTAGCTGGAAGCCGTGAGAGTAGCGATC belongs to Brevibacterium spongiae and includes:
- a CDS encoding 5'-nucleotidase C-terminal domain-containing protein, which produces MSKLVTKVLATGAAVSMLTLPGLAPVVAAPSLGNGNSAEDSATSPRESAPADPDEASNDSSAGSRSASSGDAAGDEPDSGSDAQFAPEGTKVQLLNITDFHGRISEAGTQVASVVEDERAKFGTGGDNAGTAVLSTGDNIGASTYTSSSQNDTPTLDVLNAIGVQASAVGNHEFDNGLDDLTGRVSDEADFAYSAANVYDKGTENVVDGLDEYSVVEVAGVKIAVIGVVTKDTASLVSPDGIADVDFGDPTDAVNRVAEDIEELPEDERPDMTVVEAHLGASSTESLEDAEASNAEFKKLVTEADASVDAMFTGHTQLPYAFEAPVPGEPDRTRPVIEAGSYGEYVGQVTMEVDGNLDWQASGIDLIETKDKSYDSEVVDKVAGIVSDAEDKAKELGSEVSGTISEDITRASKDGKEDRGAESTLGNLVADALKEGVEETQLEEADFGITNPGGLRTDLLCDEIYNTEEKCEVTVAELNGVLPFANDHGVVTMKGEDVIGLFEEQWQPDGASRPFLHLGISDDLDVVYDSDADKGEHVESVKVDGETIDPKKDYRVATLSFLAAGGDNFTSFAKGDFEQSGLTDFETWENYFNKHQAEGKDVTPDKNERQADAAKDVIDNGDLTAELTGPKAIKPGESADFVLKTNAKSEVAGPIDVTVDLPDGYTAEAAGKSSSQSASADAPEVDAPRAEAEADAAKTISLDSIPAGESETPVTVTAPKDASGEVTVKTSLQANADGPWWDDNPLPLAHEFEATASVVDDANASAGDDGSADGSADGGNADGGAADGGNADGGDSAAGGSDGSSDADGANASADGGNADGANASADGGSADGSGSDANGSKDGGDLPRTGFETFNIVAAALALIVAGGTAITLVRRRKLPT
- the truA gene encoding tRNA pseudouridine(38-40) synthase TruA, whose translation is MTRFRIDLGYRGTDFHGWAKQPGLRTVQAAVESGLARVTGTDVTTVVAGRTDAGVHARRQVIHIDVDEEAIGKLVGRSNRSAEAALLSRLRGVLAAGEFFDIVIHAVTEVPEDFDARFSALWRSYQYRLADNRSFIDPLLTPVTPRHKGELDVEAMAEAAAEVQGLHDFLPFCKPRAGATTIRTLHELHVARDQEAVITIDLRADAFCHHMVRALVGGLIKVGSGSWDVTRPAELIAEADAGLTPDVPMFVTPAEGLVLTEVGYPAPEDYAARAAQTMARRDQE
- a CDS encoding LemA family protein, with amino-acid sequence MVWFIVGGCLIAALVIVFVVFTVLRFNQLSMARSVCDEAKRQLIGEIRARHALVPAYIGTLNQVAGHDLSRLELALASAERAPFDHRGAAAENALTEAISDAARTPAARAERVATSEFARTQQAAVNEEIDTTVQLLHDQLQVLTERILTASRFYNTNVDRYHRQRRRPISRLFTRVFKAREPFTESAVDGDSADTSPGRATAGSSSAGTASAGAASAGTAS